From a single Manis javanica isolate MJ-LG chromosome Y, MJ_LKY, whole genome shotgun sequence genomic region:
- the LOC118973380 gene encoding deleted in azoospermia-like, translated as MSAANSETPNSTISKEASTQFSSSTNSQGYVLPEGKIIPNTVFVGGIDVRMDETKIRSFFARYGSIKEVKIVTDRTGVSKGYGFVSFYNDVDVQKIVESQINFHGKKLKLGPAIKKQNSCAYHVHPRPLVFNTPPPPPQFQCVWSSHNPEGYMQPPTMMHPLTLYVQAYPYASSPVQVITGYQLPVYNYQMPPQWSAGEHNCYAIPPLTSPAVNYYHCNEVDPGAEILTSECSIREATASSGNGPQKKSVDQSVQTVVSCIFNP; from the exons ATG TCTGCTGCAAATTCTGAAACTCCGAACTCAACCATCTCTAAAGAGGCCAGCACCCAGTTCTCATCATCTACAAACAGCCAAGGCTATGTTTTACCAGAAGGCAAAATCATTCCAAACACCGTTTTTGTTGGTGGAATTGATGTTAGG ATGGATGAAACCAAAATTAGAAGTTTCTTTGCTAGATATGGTTCAATAAAAGAAGTGAAGATAGTCACGGATCGAACTGGTGTGTCCAAAGG CTAtggatttgtttcattttataatgaCGTGGATGTCCAGAAGATAGTAGAA tcacAGATAAATTTccatggtaaaaagctgaaactGGGCCCTGCAATCAAGAAACAAAATTCCT gtgcTTATCATGTGCATCCACGTCCTTTGGTTTTTaatacaccaccaccaccaccacagtttCAGTGTGTCTGGAGCAGTCACAACCCTGAAGGTTACATGCAGCCTCCAACCATGATGCATCCTTTAACTCTGTATGTGCAG gcaTATCCTTATGCAAGTTCACCAGTTCAGGTCATCACTGGTTATCAGCTGCCTGTATATAATTATCAG aTGCCACCACAGTGGTCTGCTGGGGAACACAATTGTTATGCTATTCCTCCTCTG acTTCTCCAGCTGTTAACTACTACCACTGTAATGAAGTTGATCCAGGAGCTGAAATTTTGACAAGTGAATGCTCCATTCGTGAAGCTACTGCATCCTCTGGAAATGGCCCACAAAAG AAATCTGTGGACCAAAGCGTACAGACGGTGGTATCTTGTATATTTAATCCATAG